A part of Ascochyta rabiei chromosome 3, complete sequence genomic DNA contains:
- a CDS encoding Arp complex subunit: MLLLDYQNVLIESLLKDRFSGGAPANIDQVVSDFDGVTFHISTPESKTKILVSLQIKCFSELVQYGAQAVLEREYGPYIVSPESGYDFSVLVDLENLPEDKDGRDDLVRRISLLKRNAMAAPFEQAFDEFAQLQEEASKYTSESAPQGVKEGGEVRAIHYREEEAIYIKASFDRVTVIFSTVFREETDRIFGKVFLQEFVDARRRAIQNAPQVLFRNDPPLELQGIPGVDTSGSADIGYITFVLFPRHLAAARRAEVISHIQTFRDYFHYHIKASKAFIHSRMRKRTADFLQVLRRARPESEEKERKTASGRTFRVQA; encoded by the exons ATGCTTCTCCTCGATTACCAGAACGTGCTCATTGAGTCCCTGCTCAAGGATCGCTTCTCCGG AGGAGCTCCAGCAAACATTGACCAGGTTGTCTCCGACTTCGATGGCGTCACATTCCACATCTCGACGCCAGAGAGCAAGACCAAGATCCTAGTCTCGCTACAGATCAAGTGCTTCTCCGAGCTCGTGCAGTACGGCGCCCAGGCAGTCCTCGAGCGCGAGTACGGCCCGTACATTGTGTCGCCCGAGTCAGGATACGACTTTTCGGTGTTGGTTGACTTGGAAAACCTACCTGAAGACAAAG ACGGTAGGGATGATCTCGTTAGGCGCATCTCGCTCCTTAAGCGCAACGCCATGGCTGCACCTTTCGAGCAAGCCTTCGACGAGTTCGCGCAACTTCAAGAAGAAGCCTCCAAGTACACATCAGAGTCAGCTCCTCAAGGTGTGAAGGAGGGCGGCGAAGTGCGCGCGATCCACTACCGCGAGGAGGAAGCCATATATATCAAGGCCAGCTTCGACCGTGTCACAGTAATTTTCTCCACGGTGTTCAGAGAAGAGACAGACAGGATCTTTGGAAAGGTGTTCCTCCAGGAGTTCGTAGACGCCAGGCGGAGAGCCATTCAGAACGCACCCCAAGTTCTCTTCCGAAACGACCCACCTCTTGAGTTGCAAGGCATCCCCGGAGTGGACACCTCTGGCTCCGCCGATATTGGCTACATCACATTTG TCCTGTTCCCTCGCCATCTGGCGGCTGCGCGACGAGCAGAGGTCATATCTCATATCCAAACCTTCCGCGATTACTTCCATTACCACATTAAGGCCTCCAAGGCGTTTATTCACTCAAGGATGCGCAAGAGGACTGCCGACTTCCTTCAAG TCCTGCGAAGAGCGAGGCCTGAGTCGGAGGAGAAGGAACGTAAGACAGCTAGTGGACGAACATTCAGGGTGCAAGCATAA